The Meiothermus ruber DSM 1279 genome includes the window TCTTGAGCATGGCTTTCTGAAACTCCTCGCGGTCTTCACCTTTTTTGATGGCGGCGGCATTGGCCCCAATCAGCTCGACACCGTATTTTTCCAGAATGCCCTGTTCGTAGAGGGCCATCGAGAGGTTGAGCGCGGTCTGGCCGCCCAGGGTGGGCAGGAGGGCGTCCGGGCGTTCGGCAGCGATAATTTTTTCCAGGAACTCCACCGTGAGGGGCTCCAGGTAGGTGCCCTCCGCGAGCTCGGGATCGGTCATGATGGTAGCGGGGTTGGAATTCACCAGCACCACCTGGTAGCCCACGCTGCGCAGGGCCTTGACAGCCTGGGTTCCCGAGTAATCGAATTCTGCCGCCTGGCCGATGGTGATGGGGCCGGAGCCGATAATCATTATCTTTTTCAGATCGGTGCGAGCAGGCATACCAAGGGGAGAGCATAGCACTTATCGGGGCCGGTGGCTACCCGGTTTTTGCATAGTGTTGCGCGGTTTGAGCATAAACACGCAAGCCCCCGGCCTGGGGGTTGGATTACTTTAGAACCCGGCAATCGTGCTAGACTCAAAAAGTAGTTGCGTGTAGCAAAACTATTGTCAGGCCATCCCAAACAAAAGGAGTCGAACATGCCAAAGGCCGTGCAAACCATGATCTCGAGCAAACTCGCCCAGAAACTTCAGGAGCAGGTCGGCCACGAACTCGGCGCGCACCAGCAGTACCTGGCCATCGGCACCTACTTCGCCCAGCAGAACCTGGACAAGTGGGCTGCGCTCTTTTACCAGCAGGCCGCGGAGGAAAAAGAGCACGCCATGAAGATTGTGCGCTTTCTGACCGATGTGGGGGAGGTGGTGCATTTCCCGGCCATCCCGGCGGCCTCCACCGGCTTCAAAAGCGCGGCGGATGCGGTGGCGCAGGCCCTCAAGTGGGAGCGCACCGTGACCGAGCAGTTCCAGACCATGGCCAAAATTGCCCTGGCTGAAGGCGACTACGTGGGCTTTCAGTTCTTGCAATGGTTCTTAGAAGAGCAGGTCGAGGAAGTGAGCAGCATGGAGAAGTACCTGGCCCTGGTCGAGAGCGGTATTAACCTCTTCCAGGCCGAGGCCTTGCTGGAAGTTGAGGCTTAGTCCAGCGCTTTCCTTCTTGGCTGGGGTGAAGGCCCCGGCCTTTTGTTTTATCGTTGGAGCTATGCAAACCATCAAGCCCGAGCTGCTCAAAAGCTTTCTTCAAGAGAACCCGGTGGTGGTGGATGTGCGGCCGCCTGAGCAGTACAGCCCAGGCGACCTCGAGGGCGCTTTGCACATCCCTTTGCGCGATATCCAGCAAGGCCACCACAACCTGCCCAAAGACCGCCCTTTGCTGCTCATCTGCGAGCGGGGGGTGATGAGCGAGCTGGCCGGGCTTTACCTCGAGGCCGCCGGCTACCAGCAGGTGTACCATCTCGAGGGCGGCCTGCAAAAGCTGCGCAAGGTGGCCGAAGGGCTGTAGCCCAGTTTACTCGGTGCGCTTGGGCAGCTCATCCAGCCGCAGGCCGTGCCAGGTTTCCAGGTGCGCGCGGTGGGTTGGCAGGTAGGCCCCCGGCTTGAAGAAGCGGTCGTAGTACTCGAGGTCGAGGTGGTGGGTCTGCAAAAACATCAGGCTGTAGATGGTGGGGACGGTGGCGGGGAACTTCCCAAAGGTATCGAAAAGGTACTGGGCCTGGGTAGCCACCACCTCTACCAGCCATTCTTCGTGCGGGAAGGCCTGGGCGCGCACCGCCGGGGCGTTTTTCCAGGGGCCGGGGGTTTCGGGGTTAAAGGGGCCGCCTGGCTGGTATTTACGGGCCACCACAGCCTCCACTGCCTGGCGCATGCTGGGGTAATGCGGGGGGCAGTGGCCCTCAAAAACGCCCTCGAGGCCGGTGGGGTTGGGCCGCGACCAGCCGGGCTTGAAATCGTAGCGGAAGCCCAGCCCCGGCACCTCGGGGTCGCCCGAAGCCCCCAGGGTTCGCACCCGGTCGAGGCCATTCAGCATCCAGCCGCCCAGGCCCATGGCCTGCTGCATCAGGTGGCCGGCAAACACCGCGGTGCTGATCTCCGCCGAGACCTCGGCCAGGGTGGCCTGGTCAAAGGCGGTGAGGGGGTAGGGCTTGTCCACCGCCACGTAATCCCTGAACTTGTCCAGGCCGGGGATGCTCCGGTTGTGCACGTCGTCGTAGAGCACGAAGCCGTTTTGAGCGATAAACAAAAGCTTGAGAAGCTGG containing:
- a CDS encoding ferritin, with amino-acid sequence MPKAVQTMISSKLAQKLQEQVGHELGAHQQYLAIGTYFAQQNLDKWAALFYQQAAEEKEHAMKIVRFLTDVGEVVHFPAIPAASTGFKSAADAVAQALKWERTVTEQFQTMAKIALAEGDYVGFQFLQWFLEEQVEEVSSMEKYLALVESGINLFQAEALLEVEA
- a CDS encoding rhodanese-like domain-containing protein, translating into MQTIKPELLKSFLQENPVVVDVRPPEQYSPGDLEGALHIPLRDIQQGHHNLPKDRPLLLICERGVMSELAGLYLEAAGYQQVYHLEGGLQKLRKVAEGL